In Eubalaena glacialis isolate mEubGla1 chromosome 3, mEubGla1.1.hap2.+ XY, whole genome shotgun sequence, the following are encoded in one genomic region:
- the INTS3 gene encoding integrator complex subunit 3 isoform X2, producing MELQKGKGAAAAAAAAAAASGAAGGGGGAGAGAPGGGRLLLSTSLDAKDELEERLERCMSIVTSMTTGVSEREANDALNAYVCKGPPQHEEICLGLFTLVLTEPAQAQKCYRDLALVSRDGMNIVLNKINQILMEKYLKLQDTCRTQLVWLVRELVKSGVLGADGVCMTFMKQIAGGDVTAKNIWLAESVLDILMEQREWVLKSSILIAMAVYTYLRLIVDHHGTAQLQALRQKEVDFCISLLRERFMECLMIGRDLVRLLQNVARIPEFELLWKDIIHNPQALSPQFTGILQLLQSRTSRKFLACRLTPDMETKLLFMTSRVRFGQQKRYQDWFQRQYLSTPDSQSLRCDLIRYICGVVHPSNEVLSSDILPRWAIIGWLLTTCTSNVAASNAKLALFYDWLFFSPDKDSIMNIEPAILVMHHSMKPHPAITATLLDFMCRIIPNFYPPLEGHVRQGVFSSLNHIVEKRVLAHLAPLFDNPKLDKELRAMLREKFPEFCSSPSPPVEVKIEEPVSMEMDNHMSDKDESCYDNAEAAFSDDEEDLNSKGKKREFRFHPIKETVVEEPVDITPYLDQLDESLRDKVLQLQKGSDTEAQCEVMQEIVDQVLEEDFDSEQLSVLASCLQELFKGHFRGEVLPEEITEESLEESVGKPLYLIFRNLCQMQEDNSSFSLLLDLLSELYQKQPKIGYHLLYYLRASKAAAGKMNLYESFAQATQLGDLHTCLMMDMKACQEDDVRLLCHLTPSIYTEFPDETLRSGELLNMIVAVIDSAQLQELVCHVMMGNLVMFRKDSVLNILIQSLDWETFEQYCAWQLFLAHNIPLETIIPILQHLKYKEHPEALSCLLLQLRREKPSEEMVKMVLSRPCHPDDQFTTSILRHWCMKHDELLAEHIKSLLIKNNSLPRKRQSLRSSSSKLAQLTLEQILEHLDNLRLNLTNTKQNFFSQTPILQALQHVQASCDEAHKMKFSDLFSLAEEYEDSSTKPPKSRRKAALSSPRSRKNATQPPNAEEESGSSSASEEEDTKPKPTKRKRKGSSAVGSDSD from the exons ATGGAGTTACAGAAGGGAAAgggggcggcagcagcagcagcagcagcagcagctgcttCGGGAGCagcgggaggtggaggaggagcggGAGCAGGAGCCCCAGGAGGGGGGAGGCTGCTACTTTCAACCAGTTTGGATGCCAAGGATGAGTTAGAGGAG AGGTTGGAAAGATGTATGAGCATTGTGACATCGATGACTACTGGTGTCTCAGAGAGAGAGGCCAATGACGCCCTCAATGCCTAC GTATGCAAAGGCCCCCCCCAGCACGAGGAAATCTGCCTGGGCCTCTTCACGCTTGTCCTCACCGAACCTGCCCAAGCCCAGAAG TGTTACCGGGACTTGGCTCTGGTGAGTCGTGACGGCATGAATATTGTCCTGAATAAAATCAACCAGATACTTATGGAGAAGTActtgaagttgcaggatacctgCCGTACTCAG tTGGTGTGGTTGGTACGGGAACTAGTGAAGAGTGGGGTTCTGGGAGCCGATGGTGTTTGCATGACATTCATGAAGCAGATTGCCG GTGGGGATGTTACGGCAAAAAATATCTGGTTGGCAGAGAGTGTTCTGGATATCCTGATGGAGCAGAG GGAATGGGTATTGAAGAGCAGCATCCTCATTGCCATGGCTGTTTACACATACCTTCGCCTCATCGTCGACCACCATGGGACCGCCCAGCTGCAGGCCCTGCGGCAGAAGGAGGTGGACTTCTGCATCTCACTGCTTCGGGAGCGG TTCATGGAATGTTTGATGATTGGCCGAGACCTCGTAAGACTACTTCAGAATGTTGCCAGGATACCAGAATTTGAACTGCTTTGGAAAGATATTATCCATAACCCTCAGGCCTTGAGTCCTCAGTTCACAG GTATCCTACAGCTTCTTCAGTCAAGAACATCTCGAAAATTCCTAGCATGTCGTTTAACCCCAGACATGGAGACTAAGCTCCTCTTCATGACATCCCGG GTGCGGTTTGGTCAACAAAAGCGATACCAGGATTGGTTCCAGCGCCAGTACCTGTCAACCCCAGACAGTCAGTCTCTGCGCTGTGACCTCATTCGCTACATCTGTGGGGTTGTCCACCCTTCTAATGAAGTGCTGAGTTCAGATATCTTGCCCCGATGGGCCATCATTGGCTGGCTCCTGACAACATGCACG tcaaATGTCGCTGCCTCTAATGCCAAGCTGGCTTTGTTTTATGACTGGCTGTTCTTTAGCCCAGACAAGGACAGCATTATGAACATAG AGCCAGCCATCCTGGTCATGCATCACTCTATGAAGCCCCACCCAGCCATCACTGCCACACTCCTGGACTTTATGTGCCGT ATCATTCCCAACTTCTATCCACCATTGGAGGGCCATGTGCGGCAGGGTGTCTTTTCCTCCCTCAATCACATTGTGGAGAAACGGGTCCTGGC GCATTTGGCTCCCCTATTTGACAACCCTAAATTGGATAAGGAGCTGCGGGCCATGCTGAGGGAGAAGTTTCCTGAGTTCTGCAGTTCTCCCAGCCCACCTGTGGAAG TCAAAATTGAGGAGCCAGTTTCCATGGAGATGGACAACCACATGTCAGACAAGGATGAGAGTTGCTATGACAACGCAGAGGCAGCCTTTAGTGACGATGAGGAGGATCTCAACAGCAAAG gaaagaagagagagtttCGCTTCCACCCGATCAAGGAGACAGTGGTGGAAGAGCCAGTCGATATCACCCCTTACCTTGACCAGCTGGATGAGTCCCTGAGGGACAAAGTGCTCCAGCTTCAGAAGGGCAG TGATACAGAGGCCCAGTGTGAGGTCATGCAGGAAATCGTGGACCAGGTCCTGGAG GAAGACTTTGACTCGGAGCAGCTGTCTGTCCTCGCTTCCTGCCTACAGGAGCTCTTCAAGGGCCACTTCCGAGGGGAGGTGCTGCCCGAGGAGATCACTGAGGA GTCCCTGGAGGAATCTGTGGGGAAGCCTCTCTACCTAATATTTAG GAACCTATGCCAGATGCAGGAAGACAACAGCAGCTTCTCTCTGCTTCTGGACCTTCTCTCTGAGCTGTATCAGAAGCAGCCCAAGATTGGCTACCACCTGCTTTACTACCTAAGGGCCAG CAAAGCTGCCGCAGGGAAGATGAACCTGTACGAGTCATTTGCCCAGGCCACCCAGCTGGGCGACCTGCACACCTGCTTAATGATGGACATGAAGGCCTGCCAGGAGGACGACGTGCGACTGCTGTGCCACCTCACACCCTCCATCTACACAGAG tttccaGATGAGACCTTGCGGAGTGGGGAGCTGCTGAACATGATTGTGGCTGTTATTGACTCAGCACAG CTCCAGGAGCTGGTCTGCCATGTGATGATGGGGAACCTGGTCATGTTTCGAAAAGACTCTGTCCTCAATATACTCA tCCAGAGCCTGGACTGGGAAACCTTTGAGCAGTACTGTGCCTGGCAGCTCTTCCTGGCCCACAACATCCCCCTGGAGACCATAATCCCCATCCTGCAGCACCTCAAGTACAAAG AGCACCCAGAGGCCCTGTCCTGCCTACTGCTTCAACTCCGAAGAGAGAA GCCCAGCGAGGAGATGGTGAAGATGGTGCTGAGCCGGCCCTGCCACCCCGACGACCAGTTCACCACCAGCATCCTGAGGCACTGGTGCATGAAGCACGACGAGCTGCTGGCTGAGCACATCAAGTCCCTGCTCATCAAGAACAACAGCCTCCCGCGCAAGAGGCAGAG CCTGAGGAGTTCCAGCAGCAAGCTGGCCCAGCTGACTCTGGAGCAGATCCTAGAGCACTTGGACAACCTGCGTCTCAACCTGACCAACACCAAGCAGAACT TTTTCAGCCAGACCCCCATTCTGCAGGCTCTGCAGCACGTCCAGGCCAGCTGTGACGAAGCACACAAGATGAA GTTCAGCGATCTCTTCTCCCTGGCCGAGGAATATGAGGACTCTTCCACCAAGCCACCCAAGAGCCGGCGAAAAGCAGCTCTGTCCAGCCCCCGAAGTCGAAAGAATGCCACACAGCCCCCCAATGCTGAGGAAGAGTCAGGCTCCAGCAGTGCCTCG GAGGAAGAAGACACAAAACCAAAGCCCACCAAGCGGAAACGGAAGGGGTCCTCTGCAGTGGGGTCTGACAGTGACTGA
- the INTS3 gene encoding integrator complex subunit 3 isoform X1 has translation MELQKGKGAAAAAAAAAAASGAAGGGGGAGAGAPGGGRLLLSTSLDAKDELEERLERCMSIVTSMTTGVSEREANDALNAYVCKGPPQHEEICLGLFTLVLTEPAQAQKCYRDLALVSRDGMNIVLNKINQILMEKYLKLQDTCRTQLVWLVRELVKSGVLGADGVCMTFMKQIAGGDVTAKNIWLAESVLDILMEQREWVLKSSILIAMAVYTYLRLIVDHHGTAQLQALRQKEVDFCISLLRERFMECLMIGRDLVRLLQNVARIPEFELLWKDIIHNPQALSPQFTGILQLLQSRTSRKFLACRLTPDMETKLLFMTSRVRFGQQKRYQDWFQRQYLSTPDSQSLRCDLIRYICGVVHPSNEVLSSDILPRWAIIGWLLTTCTSNVAASNAKLALFYDWLFFSPDKDSIMNIEPAILVMHHSMKPHPAITATLLDFMCRIIPNFYPPLEGHVRQGVFSSLNHIVEKRVLAHLAPLFDNPKLDKELRAMLREKFPEFCSSPSPPVEVKIEEPVSMEMDNHMSDKDESCYDNAEAAFSDDEEDLNSKGKKREFRFHPIKETVVEEPVDITPYLDQLDESLRDKVLQLQKGSDTEAQCEVMQEIVDQVLEEDFDSEQLSVLASCLQELFKGHFRGEVLPEEITEESLEESVGKPLYLIFRNLCQMQEDNSSFSLLLDLLSELYQKQPKIGYHLLYYLRASKAAAGKMNLYESFAQATQLGDLHTCLMMDMKACQEDDVRLLCHLTPSIYTEFPDETLRSGELLNMIVAVIDSAQLQELVCHVMMGNLVMFRKDSVLNILIQSLDWETFEQYCAWQLFLAHNIPLETIIPILQHLKYKEHPEALSCLLLQLRREKPSEEMVKMVLSRPCHPDDQFTTSILRHWCMKHDELLAEHIKSLLIKNNSLPRKRQSLRSSSSKLAQLTLEQILEHLDNLRLNLTNTKQNCMLSCPLRVHGTALAHTTRGSEWGSSQTPHCSSFPVLPLVFSQTPILQALQHVQASCDEAHKMKFSDLFSLAEEYEDSSTKPPKSRRKAALSSPRSRKNATQPPNAEEESGSSSASEEEDTKPKPTKRKRKGSSAVGSDSD, from the exons ATGGAGTTACAGAAGGGAAAgggggcggcagcagcagcagcagcagcagcagctgcttCGGGAGCagcgggaggtggaggaggagcggGAGCAGGAGCCCCAGGAGGGGGGAGGCTGCTACTTTCAACCAGTTTGGATGCCAAGGATGAGTTAGAGGAG AGGTTGGAAAGATGTATGAGCATTGTGACATCGATGACTACTGGTGTCTCAGAGAGAGAGGCCAATGACGCCCTCAATGCCTAC GTATGCAAAGGCCCCCCCCAGCACGAGGAAATCTGCCTGGGCCTCTTCACGCTTGTCCTCACCGAACCTGCCCAAGCCCAGAAG TGTTACCGGGACTTGGCTCTGGTGAGTCGTGACGGCATGAATATTGTCCTGAATAAAATCAACCAGATACTTATGGAGAAGTActtgaagttgcaggatacctgCCGTACTCAG tTGGTGTGGTTGGTACGGGAACTAGTGAAGAGTGGGGTTCTGGGAGCCGATGGTGTTTGCATGACATTCATGAAGCAGATTGCCG GTGGGGATGTTACGGCAAAAAATATCTGGTTGGCAGAGAGTGTTCTGGATATCCTGATGGAGCAGAG GGAATGGGTATTGAAGAGCAGCATCCTCATTGCCATGGCTGTTTACACATACCTTCGCCTCATCGTCGACCACCATGGGACCGCCCAGCTGCAGGCCCTGCGGCAGAAGGAGGTGGACTTCTGCATCTCACTGCTTCGGGAGCGG TTCATGGAATGTTTGATGATTGGCCGAGACCTCGTAAGACTACTTCAGAATGTTGCCAGGATACCAGAATTTGAACTGCTTTGGAAAGATATTATCCATAACCCTCAGGCCTTGAGTCCTCAGTTCACAG GTATCCTACAGCTTCTTCAGTCAAGAACATCTCGAAAATTCCTAGCATGTCGTTTAACCCCAGACATGGAGACTAAGCTCCTCTTCATGACATCCCGG GTGCGGTTTGGTCAACAAAAGCGATACCAGGATTGGTTCCAGCGCCAGTACCTGTCAACCCCAGACAGTCAGTCTCTGCGCTGTGACCTCATTCGCTACATCTGTGGGGTTGTCCACCCTTCTAATGAAGTGCTGAGTTCAGATATCTTGCCCCGATGGGCCATCATTGGCTGGCTCCTGACAACATGCACG tcaaATGTCGCTGCCTCTAATGCCAAGCTGGCTTTGTTTTATGACTGGCTGTTCTTTAGCCCAGACAAGGACAGCATTATGAACATAG AGCCAGCCATCCTGGTCATGCATCACTCTATGAAGCCCCACCCAGCCATCACTGCCACACTCCTGGACTTTATGTGCCGT ATCATTCCCAACTTCTATCCACCATTGGAGGGCCATGTGCGGCAGGGTGTCTTTTCCTCCCTCAATCACATTGTGGAGAAACGGGTCCTGGC GCATTTGGCTCCCCTATTTGACAACCCTAAATTGGATAAGGAGCTGCGGGCCATGCTGAGGGAGAAGTTTCCTGAGTTCTGCAGTTCTCCCAGCCCACCTGTGGAAG TCAAAATTGAGGAGCCAGTTTCCATGGAGATGGACAACCACATGTCAGACAAGGATGAGAGTTGCTATGACAACGCAGAGGCAGCCTTTAGTGACGATGAGGAGGATCTCAACAGCAAAG gaaagaagagagagtttCGCTTCCACCCGATCAAGGAGACAGTGGTGGAAGAGCCAGTCGATATCACCCCTTACCTTGACCAGCTGGATGAGTCCCTGAGGGACAAAGTGCTCCAGCTTCAGAAGGGCAG TGATACAGAGGCCCAGTGTGAGGTCATGCAGGAAATCGTGGACCAGGTCCTGGAG GAAGACTTTGACTCGGAGCAGCTGTCTGTCCTCGCTTCCTGCCTACAGGAGCTCTTCAAGGGCCACTTCCGAGGGGAGGTGCTGCCCGAGGAGATCACTGAGGA GTCCCTGGAGGAATCTGTGGGGAAGCCTCTCTACCTAATATTTAG GAACCTATGCCAGATGCAGGAAGACAACAGCAGCTTCTCTCTGCTTCTGGACCTTCTCTCTGAGCTGTATCAGAAGCAGCCCAAGATTGGCTACCACCTGCTTTACTACCTAAGGGCCAG CAAAGCTGCCGCAGGGAAGATGAACCTGTACGAGTCATTTGCCCAGGCCACCCAGCTGGGCGACCTGCACACCTGCTTAATGATGGACATGAAGGCCTGCCAGGAGGACGACGTGCGACTGCTGTGCCACCTCACACCCTCCATCTACACAGAG tttccaGATGAGACCTTGCGGAGTGGGGAGCTGCTGAACATGATTGTGGCTGTTATTGACTCAGCACAG CTCCAGGAGCTGGTCTGCCATGTGATGATGGGGAACCTGGTCATGTTTCGAAAAGACTCTGTCCTCAATATACTCA tCCAGAGCCTGGACTGGGAAACCTTTGAGCAGTACTGTGCCTGGCAGCTCTTCCTGGCCCACAACATCCCCCTGGAGACCATAATCCCCATCCTGCAGCACCTCAAGTACAAAG AGCACCCAGAGGCCCTGTCCTGCCTACTGCTTCAACTCCGAAGAGAGAA GCCCAGCGAGGAGATGGTGAAGATGGTGCTGAGCCGGCCCTGCCACCCCGACGACCAGTTCACCACCAGCATCCTGAGGCACTGGTGCATGAAGCACGACGAGCTGCTGGCTGAGCACATCAAGTCCCTGCTCATCAAGAACAACAGCCTCCCGCGCAAGAGGCAGAG CCTGAGGAGTTCCAGCAGCAAGCTGGCCCAGCTGACTCTGGAGCAGATCCTAGAGCACTTGGACAACCTGCGTCTCAACCTGACCAACACCAAGCAGAACTGTATGCTTTCCTGCCCTCTCCGAGTGCATGGCACTGCCCTGGCTCACACCACCCGTGGATCCGAGTGGGGCAGCTCTCAGACACCTCACTGTTCCTCCTTCCCTGTTCTCCCTCTAGTTTTCAGCCAGACCCCCATTCTGCAGGCTCTGCAGCACGTCCAGGCCAGCTGTGACGAAGCACACAAGATGAA GTTCAGCGATCTCTTCTCCCTGGCCGAGGAATATGAGGACTCTTCCACCAAGCCACCCAAGAGCCGGCGAAAAGCAGCTCTGTCCAGCCCCCGAAGTCGAAAGAATGCCACACAGCCCCCCAATGCTGAGGAAGAGTCAGGCTCCAGCAGTGCCTCG GAGGAAGAAGACACAAAACCAAAGCCCACCAAGCGGAAACGGAAGGGGTCCTCTGCAGTGGGGTCTGACAGTGACTGA